From a region of the Mycobacterium sp. SMC-8 genome:
- a CDS encoding glycoside hydrolase family 16 protein: MSGALAAGAMVLTGCSASAPVGNAEPSGPRVIFADDFDGPAGSKPSPQWRCQTGGGGWGNNEMQTYTDSPANVSLDGAGHLAITARGDGLDRITSARITTQGSVEFATGRAEARIKLPAGTGLHPAFWLLGHDVDRIGWPDAGEIDVIETLNHAAEFHTGVHLPRAGHARGEQISASGPVPFPMAGEFHTYWVERTPGRIVTGVDDVTLFSVTPTDLAEGSRWVFDAPFFLLLNVAVGGDWPGPPDTSTPNPSTMLVDWVRVTVP, from the coding sequence ATGAGCGGTGCACTCGCGGCGGGTGCGATGGTGCTCACCGGCTGTTCGGCATCCGCGCCCGTCGGCAACGCCGAGCCGAGCGGGCCACGGGTCATCTTCGCCGACGATTTCGACGGCCCCGCCGGTTCGAAACCGTCTCCGCAGTGGCGCTGCCAGACCGGCGGTGGAGGCTGGGGCAACAACGAGATGCAGACCTACACCGACAGTCCTGCGAACGTCAGCCTCGACGGCGCCGGACATCTGGCCATCACCGCCCGCGGGGACGGGCTGGATCGGATCACATCGGCACGGATCACCACGCAGGGCAGCGTCGAGTTCGCGACCGGCCGCGCCGAGGCGCGGATCAAGCTGCCCGCCGGCACCGGGCTGCATCCGGCGTTCTGGCTCCTCGGCCACGACGTCGACCGGATCGGCTGGCCCGACGCGGGGGAGATCGACGTGATCGAAACCCTCAACCACGCCGCCGAATTCCACACCGGCGTACACCTGCCGCGCGCCGGACATGCTCGCGGCGAACAGATTTCGGCCTCCGGGCCGGTCCCGTTCCCAATGGCCGGCGAGTTCCACACCTACTGGGTGGAGCGCACCCCCGGCCGCATCGTCACCGGCGTCGACGACGTCACGCTGTTCAGCGTCACACCCACCGACCTGGCCGAAGGCAGTCGGTGGGTGTTCGATGCGCCGTTCTTCCTGCTGCTCAACGTCGCCGTCGGCGGTGACTGGCCCGGACCGCCGGACACCTCCACGCCCAATCCGTCGACCATGCTCGTGGACTGGGTCCGGGTGACAGTGCCATGA
- a CDS encoding glycosyltransferase family 2 protein: MTAPRTLQPAMPPQGARVWPQARWVGMLDVDELTPADDGTVKFAPDHADGYHVARVLVRHRNRPVAFVEAPIDDGVVRLPVPQCPSPQDPGTAAALPAVSVVLCTRERPDQLADALDSVLAVDYPDFEVVVVDNAPRTDATARVVERNGHPRVRYVEEPVPGLSVARNTGLRRAHHLVVAYTDDDVVVDPYWLRALAAGFARSPKVSCVSGLVPSGELRTAAQAYFDQRVTWAGSLEPRVFSMAEPPADQPLFPFQVGRFGTGANFAVQRDRVLELGGFDEALGAGTASQGGEDLDLFFRVLTAGDALATEPAAIVWHRHRSDNEALLEQARGYGLGLGAWLTKVGLDASHRRLAVQVLRRRFRSSLRAGADYSAIMTSPARMSDGIADAVPSSVGRIEVLSVLGGPRALWQGRRQQTRNTATAGRR; encoded by the coding sequence ATGACCGCGCCGCGAACACTCCAACCCGCGATGCCACCGCAAGGCGCTCGGGTGTGGCCGCAGGCCCGATGGGTGGGCATGCTCGATGTCGACGAGCTGACACCCGCCGACGATGGCACGGTGAAGTTCGCCCCCGACCACGCGGACGGCTATCACGTGGCGCGGGTGCTGGTACGGCACCGTAACCGGCCGGTCGCTTTCGTCGAAGCCCCCATCGACGACGGCGTAGTGCGTCTGCCCGTTCCGCAGTGCCCGTCCCCGCAGGACCCCGGTACCGCCGCCGCCCTCCCGGCGGTCTCGGTGGTGCTGTGCACCCGGGAACGTCCCGACCAGCTCGCAGACGCACTGGATTCTGTTCTGGCCGTCGACTATCCGGATTTCGAGGTGGTGGTCGTCGACAACGCGCCGCGTACCGATGCCACCGCGCGAGTGGTCGAACGGAACGGTCATCCGCGGGTGCGTTACGTCGAGGAGCCCGTTCCCGGACTGTCGGTGGCCAGGAACACCGGACTGCGCCGGGCGCACCATCTGGTGGTCGCCTACACCGACGACGACGTCGTCGTGGACCCGTATTGGCTGCGCGCTCTCGCCGCCGGGTTCGCGCGGTCGCCGAAGGTCTCCTGCGTGTCGGGTCTGGTGCCCAGCGGAGAATTGCGCACCGCCGCCCAGGCCTACTTCGACCAGCGGGTCACCTGGGCCGGATCGCTGGAGCCGCGGGTGTTCAGCATGGCCGAGCCGCCGGCCGACCAGCCGCTGTTTCCGTTCCAGGTCGGTCGATTCGGCACGGGTGCGAACTTCGCCGTGCAGCGGGACAGGGTGCTCGAACTCGGCGGTTTCGACGAGGCGCTCGGCGCGGGCACCGCGTCACAGGGCGGTGAAGACCTCGACCTGTTCTTCCGGGTGCTCACCGCCGGTGATGCGCTGGCCACCGAACCTGCCGCGATCGTGTGGCACCGGCATCGCAGCGACAACGAAGCCCTGCTCGAACAGGCCCGCGGATACGGCCTCGGGCTGGGCGCGTGGCTGACCAAGGTGGGCCTGGACGCCTCGCACCGGCGCCTGGCGGTGCAGGTGCTGCGCCGACGCTTCCGGTCGTCGCTGCGTGCCGGCGCCGACTACAGCGCCATCATGACCTCGCCGGCACGGATGTCCGACGGGATCGCCGACGCCGTGCCCTCTTCGGTGGGGCGTATCGAGGTGCTGTCGGTGCTTGGCGGACCCCGGGCCCTCTGGCAGGGAAGACGTCAACAGACCCGCAACACCGCGACGGCAGGCCGCCGATGA
- a CDS encoding glycosyltransferase family 2 protein: MTEIVPESDTRVYAQLRRFLANIPSTPTPEPAQPTVTVVLPVRNEARNLSYVARRMPPVDEIVVIDGGSEDGTADVARALWPNATVIEQTRAGKGNALACGFQAATGDIVVMIDGDGSTDPAEIPRFVDALMAGADLAKGSRFSGGGGSDDITQIRRMGNKALNWLVNRLFKTEFSDLCYGYNAFWRRNLNCLDLPATDTTEPQWGDGFEIETVINVRAARSGWLIHEVGSFEGRRIHGRSNLNAVTDGLRVLRTINRERREHRAARVAAVPGWSR, translated from the coding sequence GTGACGGAAATCGTTCCGGAGTCAGACACGCGTGTTTACGCTCAGTTGCGTCGATTTCTGGCAAACATTCCTTCAACGCCGACCCCGGAACCTGCGCAGCCTACCGTCACCGTGGTCCTGCCCGTGCGGAACGAGGCGCGCAATCTCTCCTACGTCGCGCGGCGGATGCCGCCGGTCGACGAGATCGTGGTCATCGACGGCGGGTCCGAGGACGGCACCGCCGACGTCGCCCGTGCGCTGTGGCCGAACGCCACGGTTATCGAGCAGACCCGCGCCGGCAAGGGCAACGCCCTGGCGTGTGGTTTCCAAGCCGCCACCGGTGACATCGTGGTGATGATCGACGGTGACGGTTCGACAGATCCGGCCGAGATCCCGCGCTTCGTTGACGCGCTCATGGCCGGCGCCGACCTCGCCAAGGGCAGCCGGTTCTCCGGCGGTGGCGGCAGCGACGACATCACCCAGATCCGGCGGATGGGGAACAAGGCGCTCAATTGGCTGGTGAACCGGCTGTTCAAGACCGAGTTCAGCGATCTGTGCTACGGCTACAACGCCTTCTGGCGCCGCAACCTGAACTGCCTGGATCTGCCGGCGACAGACACCACCGAACCGCAGTGGGGCGACGGCTTCGAGATCGAGACCGTGATCAACGTCCGGGCCGCGCGCAGTGGCTGGCTCATCCACGAGGTGGGAAGCTTCGAGGGCAGGCGAATTCACGGGCGCAGCAACCTCAACGCGGTCACCGACGGCCTGCGCGTGCTTCGCACCATCAATCGTGAGCGTCGGGAACACCGCGCGGCCCGGGTCGCGGCGGTCCCCGGCTGGTCGCGGTGA
- a CDS encoding glycosyltransferase family 2 protein yields MTAQPLPLEDALPERISMSVVICCYTSARRRLLDHAVAAALRQLRRDDELILVVDGNDVLHRDLHDTYGTRVLVLANEFRQGLSGARNTGMHAASAEIVVFLDDDAVLHDDALEEVRSAFVDPTVTALGGAVHPSWQAGRPQWFPPEFDWVVGCDYRGLPPDGAAIRNPIGAAMAVRKTELTGIGGFSDRLGRIGAVPAGCEETMMGIELVRRDPLARIVRRTGFAVSHAVPADRATARYFARRCFHEGRSKATLSRLCGRGPALRSERAYTTKTLPSGLWRARRQPTRVLALAAGLLITSVGYLVGLAATVGPQKGE; encoded by the coding sequence GTGACCGCACAGCCCCTGCCGCTGGAAGACGCACTTCCGGAGCGGATCTCGATGAGCGTGGTCATCTGCTGCTACACCAGCGCCCGCAGGAGGTTGCTCGACCATGCGGTCGCCGCGGCGCTGCGGCAGCTCCGCCGTGACGACGAGCTGATCCTGGTGGTCGACGGCAACGACGTACTGCATCGCGATCTGCACGACACATACGGCACGCGGGTTCTCGTGCTGGCCAACGAGTTCCGGCAGGGTCTGTCGGGTGCCAGGAACACCGGAATGCACGCGGCCTCCGCAGAGATCGTGGTGTTCCTCGACGACGACGCCGTCCTGCACGACGACGCCCTGGAGGAGGTGCGCTCGGCCTTCGTCGATCCCACGGTCACCGCGCTCGGAGGCGCGGTGCATCCGAGTTGGCAGGCAGGCCGGCCGCAGTGGTTCCCGCCGGAGTTCGACTGGGTCGTCGGATGCGACTACCGCGGATTGCCGCCCGACGGGGCCGCGATCCGCAATCCCATCGGCGCGGCGATGGCCGTCCGGAAGACGGAACTGACCGGGATCGGCGGCTTCTCCGACAGGCTCGGGCGCATCGGTGCGGTGCCCGCCGGCTGCGAAGAGACAATGATGGGCATCGAACTGGTCCGTCGAGATCCGCTGGCCCGCATCGTCCGCCGCACCGGGTTCGCCGTCTCGCATGCTGTGCCCGCCGACCGCGCCACCGCGAGGTACTTCGCGCGGCGCTGTTTTCATGAGGGGCGCAGCAAGGCGACGCTGAGCCGGCTCTGCGGCCGTGGCCCGGCGCTGCGCAGCGAGCGCGCGTACACCACCAAGACACTTCCCTCCGGGTTGTGGAGGGCCCGGCGGCAGCCCACCCGGGTGTTGGCGTTGGCCGCCGGCCTGCTGATCACCTCAGTGGGCTATCTCGTGGGGCTGGCCGCGACGGTGGGACCGCAGAAGGGGGAATGA